The window TTAGTCATGGCCTTGAAGTATACCATCTCTATGTTGCTCACTCTAATTGCAAATGTCAAGAAAACTTAAGGAATATTGGAGCTTTGCCAGAAGTATTTTCACTATTCGAAGTACAAACACTTTATGGCCTATATAGATTACTTACGGAAGAAAGTATTCTTTATGACTATTTGCCTCTTCCCTTTTTCTTCTCTCCTTCAAACAAGAGAAGTGAAACATTATATAAATATGTTCCCAGATGGAAGCATGCAAGAGTTATGTTTGTATCAGGTAGACTTAAGAGGTCAGACTTTAAACTAAATCTATTTGGAGGGGACCAAGTCACTCTTTGTTTATTGTTACCCATTAGCATAGTTACCAAACACTGCCTTTTCTTTTGGCGTAAGAAGAATATTGTAATCGATATAGCCTACTGGTGAATCTTTTGTATTCCTAAAATCAGTTGGAGTAAGACTCTCTATTGTACTTTTTTATTACCTTCTTGATACTCATTAATAAACCTTACCTTtacataaaaaagaaagaaaaaagatagTTACCAAACAGTGAAATGTGCTTGTAGGCACTGGAGCTGTGGGGACATAGGGGAGGGGTGGGGAGTTTGAGAAATCTTAGGGGTAAGTTGAGTTGCTAATGGCTGTATTGCTTAAATACAAACCATTAGGAAGAGTGTGAAGATCTATGGGTTGAATGTGGCTTTCTGTCCAGGTGTCAGTTTTTCTATGTTTCTCTAACAATCCTTGTAATTGTATCGATGACGGCGCTCTGGAGAAAAATGTCCTCAAACACTTTGCTCCACAGTAAAGATATTTGCTTTTGATAGAGCAGAATAACAGCCGaagatctatcggaaacagtctctctgcccttccagggtaggggtaaggctgcgtacatcttaccctccccagacctcacttgtgAGAATTCATTGTGCATGCTGTTGTTTTTATAGAGCAGGATAACAGAACTAACATTTAGCGAAGCTACTTCTCCTACATGAATATGAGTTTGAGCTGGTTTTATTAAGTTTATTTGATTCATGGCTGCAGGAGAATCCAGATTTGTGGAAGGGGCTGACTGGCCAAGAGCAACCACCAGATGCAATTAGCACAAATTCTGTGAGAACCTAACAGAATTTCAAGCTTGTCCAAgcgttttctttttcctttttgttcTTTATTGACTGTGCTTAAGTTAATAAGTTTACGTGTTCTAGGTGTTCTGGCATATGTTTCTTTTCATCTGATCTCTAGCcaagggtctatcagaaacagcctctctgccctctttgggtaggggtaaggtctgcgtacacattaccctcccagaccccactggtggaaatttactggttttgttgttgttgttgttgttgttgttgttctaggTGTTCTCTGCTGTGCGAGAAAAGGTTATGAACAACCTTGGCAAACATGCTGCTCCAGAGACTTGTGCAGCTGCAGGACAGCCTTGGGTTATAGGGTGAGATGATTTCAAGAAAGGCCGAGACGGGCCTATAGCCGGGAATCAGTAGTTCAGTTTGAGCTGGAAGATGTCAAAGAACCGGTATTCTTTATTAGTTATATGTAGAAACGAATTAATGTATCCTCAGATTTTCTGAATATTACATAGCATCTAAGCTTTCCATATTAAATAAGGTTCATTGAGAGGTTGATAATTGTTTGAGTGACACTCCATGCTCAATGACTAAAGATCTTAGATCCGCCTTGACAGTTATATATTTGTTTGTTTAGTGAACCAACGTAAGGTGATTTTCCGAAAACCACAGGTTTGGGATGTAAAAAGAGTTTCATTATGAGTTCCAACCTGCTGCTCCTGCTTCTAGCTTTGACGATCCAATAAATCCTTTAAATTTTGCTACTCAAAATGAGGAGGAAAGAAATAAAGGGATCTCTTATCCTCCACGAGTGATATCTTATTATATATTACATTAATTTCTTTACTAGTTTTACCGCTATGTTTTACTTTTGATCTTAAGCTATCTGTAGATGACAATTATCATTTCTTGTTGTAAGAATGCAGTAGGAATTCCATTTAATAAATTGCAAATTGTTGATGTATAGATTATAGATGAAAGAGCTTTCAGTCAGTGATTCAAACTGGATTAGTGTTACTCGTCTTCCAATTTTTCGACAAATTGGGAGATAGGAAAAGAGATGACGGAAGAGAAAGAATACTTGACTATGGTTAAAATTAATTAGCACTATTAGTTATCAAATTAATCTGGTTTGTTAATTTTCTAACACAATGTTAGTGGCACAGGAGTACACTGGGGAACCAACATAGCTGTTTATACAACAAATCCTACAGCTACAAAAATGAATGTGCAATCGTCCCCAGTCGTCCAGAACTACAACAAACCCTACAGCTTAAGATTTTGTAACATGTTACATCCTCTGGatgttacaacaacaacaacaacaaacccaccCAGTAGTTTCCTACAAGTAGGATCTGGGGAGGATAAGATGTGCGCagtcttacccctaccccggaaGGGTAAGATGTTGCATCCTCTGGATGTTGTTATCAATAAAAGATTCTTCACTTGATCGAAAAACTACATACTTAAGATATACAGTTCACATTAATTCCACACCTTTGACGCGACTTTTAAGGTTGAAAGCCAAGATTTAGTGAATGCAATAATCTCCAGTACCAGCTTCTTACCAAGGTTTTAGGTCGCCAACTGGACCAGCAGTCCAGTTTAAGATCTTCTCCCCAGGACTCAAGTAAACGCTCCTATCGTGTGGCAGTTTACGAGCAAGTCCATTCAATATTTGATGGAAAGCATCACCTGGTTGAGCAGGTTGTGGAAATAACATAGCCTGCTTCATTGAAGGGTTAGCAAGCAATCTCTGCTTCCTCAATATTTCCTCTGGTGGAATAGAAGTGAGAATAGTATCCAAATTTGGGACGTCCTTCTCGTCTACAAAAACACCAATCTCTTCCCAGGGGATTGCATCAGCAAATGGCAAGACAATGTCATCTGCAATAATAACAGGGATGCAACCGAATATAACTGCTTCAACCAATCTTGGACTCCACGGAGCCCACCCAAGTGGACACAAGCAAAAGATGGCTCGCTGCATGTCTTCGTAGTAGGTAGTTGGATGTTCCGTAGAAATGTCAAAGAGAGGATTGTCTTTAAAGTTCTCCCATACTGCTGCCCGTGCACCTCTGAGAAGAGAAATAAGAGTCAGGTGCCTTGTCATAAAACATATTTACATGTTTGGGAGGTAAAtggcagtccggtgcactaagcttaagctatgcgcggggtccggggaagggctggaccacaagggtctattgtacgcagtcttaccctgcatttctacaagaggctatttccacggcttgaactcgtgacctcctggtcagcgactttaccagttacgccaaggctccccatGTTTGGGAGGTCAATGAAGAAAATCAAAATGTTTTTTTCACGCGTATTACGATTTTGCAGCTTCCCTTGTGATGTTATCTAAGTAAACGTTTTAACCATCTTTCAGAAAAGAAACACCATGATCTTATCATCTTGATAATTCTACAGGATCACTTAAACATATTAATTAACTTGGTGATCAACATTCGTGACTTCTTCGGGAAGTTAGTTGTATACAATCTATTTAAGTTCCAGCATTCAGAATCAAATGTGATTTAATCATAGAGATTGAGACATGGGGATACCTTGCATAGTAACCACCTTCTGGATCATTTCCTACATCATAGAACAATCCACGAAAGTAAACAAAGATGGATCGTGGAATATCTGGAGGGATGAAGTGGGACTGCATTTTCTGCGGAGGAGCATAGGGAGGAATTGTAATTGAACCATCCTTTAAACACACATGATTTCTTTGTCCAAAAGTTTGAACCAGAGTTGCACGCTGGAGCAATGGAAGAATTCCCCTCCCGATAGCTTTTTCCTCCTACAATTTGCACGAAATAATCAGATGCAACCACACACTCTCAGTCAAAAGTAAAGATAGAAATCTATAATAAGGCACTGTGAGTAATCCCTTGGGATTTCCACGACCATTTTAGTGAAATCCAGTTTAGTTAAATATAAATTTGATGTATCCATCAATTTGTGTGCTTTGTGTgtgcagagagagagagagagacagagagaggACTTAAttctcacttgataatgaaaacAAGCAGCAAAATCGTGTGGGACAATGAAGAAGTGATCAGCACCCTCAGTCCTATTCCAATAAGGCCAGTTAGAAGCAATAAGTTGTATTGCGCTCCTCATCATTCGTGGCGACTTGAAGGGTAAAGGAAGGCCATTTGGTGTCAGGTCACAAGTGGTATAAACAGGGGTGTAGAACCAATCAGCTTCCTCAGGATTAAGGGTTCGGACAGGGCTAGATAAGAGGAAACGATGCATATAGATCTCCGCAGCAAACATGTGGCTGAGACATCGTGGGTCTTTCTGAAGAATTTTCTTGTTGTATTTGCTTGGAAGCTCATATACAAAAACTTTTAACCTCCCAACTGGATCATCTTCCAAGACATCACCAGCACTACCTGAATTGCAGAAATGAAAGGAAAAAGTTGATGACTTCAGAGAGTTCAAAGCAAGTATTCATGTCCTTATCGGCTAACCTAATTTAACAAACTAAAAGACTAAATCAAGTAGTCAGACATGCAAAGTGACAGATAGGGAAATCATACTCTATAAGCCTTTAGTCTAAACTTTTTAGCATCTTAGAAGGCTTAGAAGAATCTAATTATATTTAATTTTTGCAATATATTTCATATCACAGGTGAATTTTTCAGGTGGGTAAAAAGGTGTTGTTTTACAGTCACAAGATGTCACTTAGGTAGCACTTGTAACATTGAAATGATTCACCAACATATTATCTATCATTCATCCACGGCCAAACCGCTGAACTCCAGAGTAAATATACACACATGAACCAATGTCCTAATGGGATTCTTGGAATTAAACCCCTCGGAAACTTTTGGCAGTCTAAAAGCATCAAACTAAGTTTTACTGAAATCAGTTCCTTTTAAGCAAAATTGTGAATTCATTATATCTAAAAACAATTCAGCAAAATATGAACTAACTCTGTTAATGGTATGACTTGAGGGAAAAAAACTATAAACAGAAATATCAACATAAAGTTTCCAACCTTCTCTTTTTCCTTTTAGAGTGAAGAAAATTTTCTTTAGTCATCAAACCAGAAAATACACAAAAGGGAAGATCAAGTGTTTTCACTTTCTAAAAGAACACATGATTAACTTTATTAAATAAGAGAACACTGAAACACAAACTCTCCAGCGCCCTGTATCAATGCAAAGCTGTGAGAAACACAAATAGCTAGAACCAAACTAACTCTTCCAATTCTTAAAATCTAAAGCACAAATAGTTGTGCAGCAACTTAGATATCAGATGACATACATAGCTTAAAGACCCTCTCTCTTTAGAGGCAAAATCCTGGGAAGCAACATCTATTTCATGCTTTCCTTACCAAAAAAAGAGGCAAAATCCATCACTTCTTAAATCAAGGTCTAGACTTTAGATTTAAGATTTAAAACCTTCTAACAGAAGACCACCATCCCCAATACCAGTCAAATAACTTACGCCTCTTGAACCAAATTGTCTACTCAGTACTCTTCCTCGCTCTCTTTAGTTGTACTACACGCTACCATAGTAAGGTAATAAAtcctttaaaattttgaaaacagtTGAAAGGAGGGGAAAGATCACCTATTTCTTTTCACctatttcttttcttctttttgtttaaTGAAGAATGATTGCCTATTTCTAATCCATCACCCCAAACCAATATAAGTTGAATTGATACCAAGGGTTGTAAATGAGTTTATCAAGCTGAATATCTAGATGTCTCATATTGAATTGAGTCAATTATCTACAAACATGAAGTTGACTCAAATTCTAAACTTTGATTCAAGTCCAATACAAACACTAAAACATGATGAGTTCCTTAACTGAAGGTCATTTGAGACCCAAGATTTATACTAAAGTGTGACTAAAAAATCAACATTTTTTGAACTCCAGATTAACAATAGATCTTATAGGCCGTTTTTTGTGCCTCTTCAGAACTCTAAGATTTAAGTGTAAaagaaaatggaaaaaaaaaaactcaccaagtaaaaatattacaacttaatTTTAACATCCTATTAACTTAGAGATTGACTAAAGAACTTTCAAGAAGAATACTTCACTATTTGAACTCAGCTTAGTTCTAAGGCAAGCTTGGATTTTTAGCTGATTTTTAATCAATATTAACCAAGCCTCATTAAATTTTGACCCATCTATTTATTTAAAGCTAAAGATTTTCTGGATCTAAATAGTCTTATGTCAGCTGAGAACAAAACCCTAGCTTGTCATCTGACAGTTAGCGTTTTGGTAACAAGGATAAATATTACTATATGCATTTCCCAACAAACCCACAAAAATTAACACAAAAATAATGAAACAGACTTTAAAAAGTGAATGTAATTTCATTGATCAGCAACAGAGTGATAGTTACCTGAGATTCTCTCAGTATGCTCGGTTCTATGAAATTTGAGGGCTTCAATTCCCAAAAGGAAAGTAAAATAAAGAAGCCAAATAAAACCTAATCTCAAATTCCTCATATTCTACCGCCTCTCTAAATCTGTGAGTAAAACAAATCTATATAGAATAACCCAAAAGAACTAAAGATCAAAACTTTAAAGGATATGTTATaggaacaaaaaaaaaagaaaggtgGCATTTTTTTGTTAATAAAAGGTAGGAGGAATCTATAGTTGAAGTGTCAATAGACAGAGTAGTTGTTAGAGAggcattttttcttttttaacaaAGACAGCTTAcaggaaaagaaaatgaaatgctAATGTAATTTGAACATTATTGAGAAAATAATAAGTTTGAGAGAAATTTACTTCAAGAAACAGAGAGGAAGGAGAGAGAGGTTAGAGGAGGTTTGGTTTGGTCTTATAGTTTGGTTGTCAGTTCTGTTGCATGTGTTGAAATAGATTTTTCCAATTCCCCATTTTTCAATGGCTTGTATAGGTATAATGCCAATCGGTCTTATAGTTTGGTTGTCATTTATGTTGCATGTGTTAGAAATtcttataaaatataactcaaattaataatatgaaacaaaaaaaaacaagctaagagatatagagaaaaagagaggagagatttttatttgttcttcaattgtgtgtttttttctatctattacaaggctttTATATAGacataaaaagtgaagaaaatatatcattgaatatgtcattaaacataaaaaatatgtcattgaatatgtcattaagcatttaagatgatgatcatggaggaagagtagacattcatcataatttgata is drawn from Nicotiana tomentosiformis chromosome 12, ASM39032v3, whole genome shotgun sequence and contains these coding sequences:
- the LOC104101808 gene encoding probable beta-1,4-xylosyltransferase IRX10L, coding for MRNLRLGFIWLLYFTFLLGIEALKFHRTEHTERISGSAGDVLEDDPVGRLKVFVYELPSKYNKKILQKDPRCLSHMFAAEIYMHRFLLSSPVRTLNPEEADWFYTPVYTTCDLTPNGLPLPFKSPRMMRSAIQLIASNWPYWNRTEGADHFFIVPHDFAACFHYQEEKAIGRGILPLLQRATLVQTFGQRNHVCLKDGSITIPPYAPPQKMQSHFIPPDIPRSIFVYFRGLFYDVGNDPEGGYYARGARAAVWENFKDNPLFDISTEHPTTYYEDMQRAIFCLCPLGWAPWSPRLVEAVIFGCIPVIIADDIVLPFADAIPWEEIGVFVDEKDVPNLDTILTSIPPEEILRKQRLLANPSMKQAMLFPQPAQPGDAFHQILNGLARKLPHDRSVYLSPGEKILNWTAGPVGDLKPW